In Ctenopharyngodon idella isolate HZGC_01 chromosome 1, HZGC01, whole genome shotgun sequence, a single genomic region encodes these proteins:
- the ednraa gene encoding endothelin receptor type Aa isoform X2, with product MGITTLQLFLLMAVLATGGICQINGTEEAQDTLLQISTTSKTNVHKDLQPTSKKFLLNNNTRVKRPPPCKDPTSIKLYFKYINTIISCVVFVVGIVGNVTLLRIIYQNKCMRNGPNALIASLALGDLIYITIDIPINVYKLLMTKWPFDDSSFGLFLCKLVPFLQKASVGITVLNLCALSVNRYRAVASWSRVQGVGIPLFTAIEIFSIWVLSITLAVPEAVVFNMVTFTYKNQTIHTCMLKPESNIMTFYVNLKDWWLFGFYFCMPLACTAVFYTLMTCEMLNRRNGSLRIALSEHLKQRREVAKAVFCLVLIFALCWFPLHLSRLLKKMVYVQDDERRCDLFNFLLIMNYFGINLATVNSCINPIILYFVSKKFKNCFKD from the exons ATGGGCATTACGACACTACAATTGTTTTTGCTAATGGCCGTCCTGGCCACTGGTGGAATATGTCAGATAAATGGAACAGAGGAAGCCCAGGACACTTTACTTCAAATCTCTACTACCTCCAAAACCAATGTGCATAAGGATCTCCAGCCCACCAGCAAAAAATTCCTGCTGAATAACAATACCAGAGTTAAGAGGCCTCCACCCTGCAAGGATCCCACTTCCATCAAgctttattttaagtatattaacACAATTATTTCCTGTGTCGTGTTTGTGGTGGGAATAGTGGGTAACGTCACCTTGCTGAGGATTATTTACCAAAACAAGTGCATGAGGAATGGACCTAACGCCCTCATTGCCAGCCTAGCTCTTGGAGACCTTATCTACATCACCATAGACATCCCTATCAATGTCTACAAG CTGCTTATGACAAAATGGCCATTTGATGACAGCTCATTTGGACTCTTCCTGTGTAAACTGGTGCCATTCCTCCAGAAAGCATCTGTTGGGATTACAGTACTCAATCTCTGTGCTTTGAGTGTGAACAG GTACAGGGCTGTAGCCTCCTGGAGCAGAGTGCAGGGGGTCGGCATTCCCCTCTTTACTGCCATTGAGATCTTCTCCATCTGGGTCCTGTCTATTACCTTGGCTGTACCAGAGGCAGTGGTCTTCAACATGGTCACCTTCACCTACAAAAACCAAACCATCCATACTTGCATGCTCAAGCCTGAAAGTAACATCATGACG TTCTACGTAAATTTGAAAGACTGGTGGTTATTTGGCTTTTACTTCTGCATGCCTCTGGCCTGCACGGCTGTTTTCTACACCCTCATGACATGTGAAATGCTCAACCGTAGAAACGGAAGCCTTCGAATTGCCCTCAGTGAACACCTTAAACAG CGGCGTGAAGTGGCTAAAGCAGTCTTCTGTTTAGTGCTGATCTTTGCTCTTTGCTGGTTCCCCCTGCATCTCAGTAGACTGTTGAAGAAAATGGTTTATGTTCAAGATGATGAAAGACGTTGTGACCTATTCAA